From a single Patagioenas fasciata isolate bPatFas1 chromosome 19, bPatFas1.hap1, whole genome shotgun sequence genomic region:
- the IFT20 gene encoding intraflagellar transport protein 20 homolog, whose product MAQAALGAAGLHVDELNKLRVLEPEAAQQTAQLREECRAFLDKIVEFQRIVGSLIELVDQLAKAAESEKMKAIGARNLLKSMAKQREAQEQQLQALIAEKKMQLERYRIEYETLCKIEADQNEFIDQFIFQK is encoded by the exons ATGGCGCAGGCGGCGCTGGGCGCGGCGGGGCTGCACGTGGACGAGCTGAACAAGCTGCGGGTGCTGGAGCCCGAGGCGGCGCAGCAGACGGCGCAGCTGCGGGAGGAGTGCCGGGCCTTCCTGGACA aaatagTCGAATTTCAGAGAATAGTGGGGAGCTTAATTGAGCTCGTCGACCAGCTGGCAAAGGCTGCTGAAAGCGAGAAGATGAAG GCCATTGGCGCACGGAATCTGCTGAAGTCCATGGCGAAGCAAAGAGAAgctcaggagcagcagctccaggctctGATAGCGGAGAAGAAGATGCAGCTGGAAAG GTACCGGATAGAGTACGAGACTCTCTGCAAAATCGAAGCAGACCAGAACGAATTCATCGACCAGttcatttttcagaaataa
- the TNFAIP1 gene encoding BTB/POZ domain-containing adapter for CUL3-mediated RhoA degradation protein 2 → MSGDTCLTTALCPAAGPKPKSCSFKGGSLGNKYVRLNVGGSLYYTTVQVLTRHDTMLKAMFSGRMEVLTDKEGWILIDRCGKHFGTILNYLRDDTITLPKHRQEIKELMAEAKYYLIQGLVDMCQAALQDKKDLYEPVCSIPIITSPKEEERLIESSMKPVVKLLYNRSNNKYSYTSNSDDNLLKNIELFDKLSLRFNGRVLFIKDVIGDEICCWSFYGQGRKLAEVCCTSIVYATEKKQTKVEFPEARIYEETLNVLLYETPRVPDNSLLEATSRSRSQASHSEDDEGFELRDRVRRIHVKRYSTYDDRQLGH, encoded by the exons ATGTCGGGGGACACGTGTCTGACCACCGCGCTCTGTCCGGCCGCGGGGCCCAAGCCCAAATCTTGCAGCTTCAAGGGGGGCAGCCTGGGTAACAAATACGTGCGGCTGAACGTCGGGGGCTCGTTGTATTACACCACAGTACAAGTGCTGACCAGGCACGACACAATGCTGAAGGCCATGTTCAGCGGCAGGATGGAAGTGCTCACAGACAAGGAAG GCTGGATCCTTATAGACCGTTGCGGGAAACACTTTGGAACAATTTTAAACTATCTCCGAGATGACACGATCACGCTTCCAAAGCACAGACAGGAGATCAAAGAGCTGATGGCGGAAGCCAAGTACTATCTCATTCAGGGCTTGGTGGACATGTgccaggcagctctgcag GACAAGAAAGACTTGTATGAACCTGTCTGTAGCATCCCTATTATCACATCTCCGAAAGAAGAAGAGAGACTGATAGAGTCATCGATGAAA CCTGTTGTTAAGCTGCTTTATaacagaagcaacaataaataCTCCTACACCAG TAACTCGGATGACAACTTGCTGAAGAACATCGAGCTGTTTGACAAGCTCTCTCTGCGGTTCAACGGCAGGGTTCTGTTCATCAAGGACGTTATCGGGGACGAGATCTGCTGCTGGTCCTTCTACGGGCAGGGCCGCAAGCTCGCGGAAGTGTGCTGCACCTCCATCGTGTATGCCACCGAGAAGAAGCAGACCAAG GTTGAATTCCCCGAGGCACGAATATATGAGGAAACACTGAACGTCTTACTGTACGAAACCCCGCGGGTTCCTGATAACTCCCTGCTGGAAGCAACGAGCAGGAGCCGGAGCCAGGCGTCTCACAGCGAGGACGACGAGGGCTTTGAACTTCGAGACCGAGTGCGCCGCATCCACGTGAAGAGATACAGCACCTACGACGACCGGCAGCTGGGCCACTAG